DNA from Lates calcarifer isolate ASB-BC8 linkage group LG14, TLL_Latcal_v3, whole genome shotgun sequence:
AAGATCAAGCTTGCTTTTGTAGTCCAGCTTTTCTTAGCCAGCATGGCAGCATGACCTACCCTCAACCAAAGTTTTACAACTTGCCTGAACTTAAATAAGTAGTTCCAACATTTAAGTAAATGTGCTTACATCTTTCTCACCAAGATTTAGATGGGAAGATTGATGGTACTCTCATAACTGTGCAGCAAAAATGAAGTTACAGCCAGCACcaaataatcattaatttaatGGATATATTGCCATATTGTTCAAGGTCACAGCACTGCTGGAGCTTGACTCATATACTGGAAAGGAAagagtaaaaatatattttcactcTCACCCTAATGTCTGACATCTGTCACAATTTTCTATGCACctttaaattatatattatttatttttttctgttttgcaatCCCAACAGCTGAACCATGTGCTGCCCCCTAGTGCTCAAAACCAGGGATTTAACAACAGTATTGTTAGGAGGATTTTAAAGCCGTATATTTGTATAAGTGAAACTTAAAAATGCTAACATctcaagagaaaaaacagctgtttctgaTCTTAATTTTCTGACCTGTTTGATGCTCCAAGCAGGCTAAAAATATATGTGAGTAATGATTTGCAATGCCTGTGTTAGTCTTCCAAAATAACATACCATCAGGTGGAGGGGAAGGAGTGCTAGAATGTGTTAATTGCAATTTCACACGTTCTATCCATAACGTGTTTCTGGCTCTTTCTCCCACTCCTGACAGCTCTAACGCTTCCCCTTtgactcagtgtttttcctccctcagACATCAACCTGGCAGGCGAACCGAAGCCTCACAGATCGAAGACAGTAAAGCGTTCTGCCGGAGACATGTATAGGTGTGTACATGCTGTGCTACACAAGTCAGACAGTGCTATGTCGTATCGAAAATAAGTGCATTTTGCTGTGGTTAATCTTTCTGCTCCATCCCCACTCTTTCTACAGTTCATCTTTTGACTTGGACTATGACTTTCAAAGAGATTATTATGATAGGTAAGGTGCCTTTTTAGTTTATTGTCCAGATGTAGGGACTGTACATTTTTATAGTAATAGAAAATTGGCAGTTTGGTTCCCACAGATTTACcatttaaaggagctatttgtaagttttgctactgctacatagccaatgttagcattaacagctgtttactgctCTAATGTTCTAAATTGAACATTAAACCTTatttctttactcaccaagagccGTCTCCAGTGGTAGAAAGCAACATCAATATTTTGCTTCTCGATCTATCATTTCTATCcgtgctaaccagctagcccccACCCGACCGGCTTGTCTCATTTACTTTCCTCATAGATTTCCCTGAGGAAGTAGCGCTCAATTCAGATGGCGTGTTCtgacctcttgtattgtaaatgcaacaatggcttAGCAAGCAACGATCACCACCACCCTCTCCaggcaagaaaccacattcagtggcagagaaaactaaCAAACAGCTCCTCTAAAGTTGATACTACACTAGCGCTGTTTTCCTATCATTGTGTAACTGAGGCCTTCAGGGTTTAATTAGCCTGTATGGTGATGTTATCAATAACTccagaaagtgaaaacattttgtttaaataaagttgtttgtAATGAAAGGGTGATCTTGTTAAAGCAAAAGGAAACCACTAAGTGTATCATGACACATTTATTACTTTGTGGCTCCTTCTCAGGATGTACTCCTACCAGTCCCGGGtgcctcctccccctccacccctgtcTCGCGCTGTCATCCCTTCAAAGCGTCCCAGGGTCAGTCTGAGTGGAGGGGGTAGTAGACGAACCAAAaccagcttctcctcctcctccaaaagTAGCCAGAGGACCTCACGTACGAGTAAGTCTCATTCTGTCACATACAAATATGTCCCAATCACTCACACTGACCTCTCTCTCAGACTTTTCTTCTATCCCTATTTCCACAGTGAAGGTAGATGATCTGCAGACCATCAAGAGAGAACTCACACAGATTAAACACAAGGTGGACTACCTGCTGGAGAGCTTAGAGCGCATGGAGAAGGACCACAGCAAGAAGTCTGGTGAGCAGTAATGAGATGATAATAATGCAAAGTTTACACCAGTTTGAAAGGCagaaaaattatataaaatcattttcagtACAGTGCAGAGATAGGTTAAAGCAGAAAAACCTTTTGCTTAATACAAGGAAGCAAAACCCACCTCtacaaatgtcaaatatatAACAGGAGTTGcatttttggttatttttctcACCCTTTTCACAAGTCACAAGATCTTCTCTGTGACTCACACTGCACCAGGATGAGTCATGAGGGGTCATATGCAAATTTCTAATAATTTGATCCAATAAAACGTTCTGAAATCATTAATTTTAATGTgctccaacccctcccatcaTATAAAATGGCCAGGTCTATCAGACTAAATAGCATTGGAAGCCGTTAGGATGGGGGCAGAGTTTTGTATTTAGATGTcaatcaaaaaaacatttcttcctTTTCCACCTCCCTTGTAAGACTTAGAAGGCAGATGGTCCTCTGCAGCTGCCATCATCTTTTTTGTGGTCCTTGATCCTATTCGCTTTTAAACTCATTCACCTATCTTCCTCTTTGCAACTCATTTTCCCACTGTCTATTCAGACATGAAGAGCTCCAAACCAGAGCCCGGTGAAGTGTCCCCACTTCACTCATCTACCTCCAGCAAGAAGGAGGACAGCCTGAAACGGGACAGAGAGAGCCAGGAGC
Protein-coding regions in this window:
- the LOC108890855 gene encoding LOW QUALITY PROTEIN: heterogeneous nuclear ribonucleoproteins C1/C2 (The sequence of the model RefSeq protein was modified relative to this genomic sequence to represent the inferred CDS: deleted 1 base in 1 codon); translated protein: MDWSSSSSTSSLMASSNVTNKTDPRSLNSRVFIGNLNTLLVTKADVEAIFSKYGKIVGCSVHKGYAFVQYSNERNARAAVASEDGRMIVGQVLDINLAGEPKPHRSKTVKRSAGDMYSSSFDLDYDFQRDYYDRMYSYQSRVPPPPPPLSRAVIPSKRPRVSLSGGGSRRTKTSFSSSSKSSQRTSRTMKVDDLQTIKRELTQIKHKVDYLLESLERMEKDHSKKSDMKSSKPEPGEVSPLHSSTSSKKEDSLKRDRESQELNDSEEEGDLLEDEDEMKSRGREEDEEEEGEQEEGEDDGDSANGDQS